In the Populus trichocarpa isolate Nisqually-1 chromosome 8, P.trichocarpa_v4.1, whole genome shotgun sequence genome, ACAAGGAGATACTAgacacatgaaaatatattttgataaaattttaggtcaatcaAGGTTcggaaatatattatttaaaccgGTCAAAGTTGATACTTGATATTACTGTTTTGGCATATTCATcgacaaaatattatttactagCTATTTTCGGGCCATTCAAATGAGGTTTTTTTAGTCCATAAATTTGTGCTCGGACTTGGGCTACAAGGGTTTATGATGTGGTTTGGATTCATTGGAGTGCATACTTTACAGGGATTTCAAGTCCCACACGGACTTGATGCGATGACATCTAGAGggatctttctctctcttaccCCCCTTGTTTTGCATGTATTCTTGGCACATCAAGAATACTAGGAGGATGCAATACAAGAAAGgaaattttaacaattaaaacaaagttttataGTTGAATTCATACATTAGTTGTTAGGTACAGGGTTctatcaaacatgttttttagcTTTTCAGGTTGTATTTCAACTTCGTTGGGGATTACTTGACCACATGATTAATAGAGTTGTATCaccaataaatataattcaCGATCAgacataataaatttatttttctggtcATAAAGAGCTTGAGTCATGGGTTTGACTTGTAGAGATTTCAAGACCTGTTATAGAAGTCAcgttttaaaatactttttacttggaaataaattaaaataatattttttaaaaaattataaaaaaataatattttgccCATACGGCCAAATACCTCCGAATGTGcttataaaaaaagagtaacgGTCTCTTTTTccatcatatttatttattgcttcGATGAGTTATTTCCCGCACACAACACTAAATAAATGTACTTGGCATTCCActaatttaattgtaatttgTTTCCATGGCAAGCGTGATCCCCCCACCCCCCGGTATAATGGTGGAGTTTTCTTGGCGGAGTTTAATCTTTTGGATCTCAAATATTCAAAAGACTTGTTGAATTACATAtcctttctaaatttatttcacGTGGGCTGTGGAAGACACTCATAGCTCAGCAAGAGGAAGCTGACAATGTCCTTTAGCTCATAATAAAAAAGGACGTGAACAAAGTGATATATTGGCAGAAAGGGGCGGTCCAAGACTCTGATAAGCAGAGTCaaagcctcctcctcctccctcgTGGACCCCCACAAGGGGAGGCTTTTCTTTTAAGGGACTGAATTGAAACTAACGAAACTATAAGTACCGAGTTTAACTATTTTAAATCTATAAGGACTGGATTGTAAGCTTCGCTAATGAAAACCCGGCAGCTTCCTTCCTCCCGCACTCCCCTCAGTCCACCCCTGGGTCTCCTCCGCTCAAGCTATCAAATCGCCCCACGACCATCCCACTTTCATTTGGTGGTACTTTCGCCGGCAGATGGTGTCTGGACGGCAAAGATCCACCCTTTCTCCCTTATTTCGCCAGCAGACGACAGCATTTGAGTTTcatgtgtttttatatatatgattttaacaTTTCCACTTCAAAAACACTATCACAATCAGTCTAAGGAGAACCCAGGGCAATTGCAGAAGTGTAGAATAAACTCAAAGGACAGCAATTTTTAATCACAAAATAGAGTGCTAATCTGCACTCCAATATGGCTAAAGCCGATGCAACATCACTTCTACCTTCTTGACCGTTTCAATCTTCAGATTAACAAGTGCAAGAGATTACAGAAATCCCCTTCTGCATAACATATCTGGAGGGGAAAAAAACCTGTGCAGATCCGTAGATAGCAAGTAGTCTGATCAAGGTACCATTACCACAAGCAAACTACATGCTATCTACTGATCTGAACATGAAATAGGGGCTTTCTGCTGCTAACCAACTAACAGATTTGTTTCCCTCGTCTTTCCCTTACAGCTATTAACAAGGGAAAAGGATGGGGCGGGGGTCTCTCTGCAGCTTCCCATTTGGCAAGTTtatctttttcatcttttcttcacACCAAAGCAACTGCTCTTTACTTATTCTTACCATCCCGATAACCCTGGATaagattttgatatcaatgaGGCTAAACAACAGTTGAACGTTCTCGTAGCTTTGAGGCCAACATTTCTTTTTCCATCCTTTACTCTTCTTGCACAGATCCTTAAGTTTTATCCTTTTCTGCAAACTCATAGGGAAGGAAGAAGTTAGCCATCAACAGTATGAAAAATAATCTGTTTTAGTAACTGAAGGTATAGGTCCTTTTTCTGTGATCTAATGCACTGAAAACACTCTTTCAATAAATAGGTTATTCTTTTCCTCCTGTAATACCCCTCTATAATTCAAATATATACAGACCAATTCTCTATCTATGCCTTTGCAAACAAACCAACCCCATCATCCCTGGAAATTAAAACGATGTATAGGTATGATAACAGGTAAAAAAAGTTGATATTTCCCAAAGCTAATTTTCCCGTGCCACCAATATAACTTGACTAGAACAATGATGGGTGGTCGGAAGACTTGACACATCCACCAATGGCATTTTACCAGAAAGCCAGCAGCTATCAACTCCAAGATATATATGAGAGATAAACTAGAAGAAATCCGCCGCTCTCGTTTCCTGTTTGGCTATTAATTTTGGTATCAGGTGTAAAAAAAGTCATCACAGCTAACCATGAACATCCCTTTTGAAATTTCTATTTAAGCAGTCAGCATTGGTGGTGGATCAATCCTTTTCAAGTTCCTATATGTAACAAAAGATCCATTCACAAAGAAGCAGCATCAATGACAACTCTCAATCAAAGGAACAACAATCAAACCAATAAAATGCCTTGCAGTGAACAAGCTACAACTTTCTGTGCTGAACTCCAGCCAAAATTTGCTCATTCTTTATAATAAACAATCAAAGAAATTAACTAGTAATCTTGAACACTAATATAAGAGATAGAATGGTACAACGTTACCTTCTCAAGCGAAGATTGAATTAGTTGAAGAGGGGTGGCGATCTGGTTCTGATTTCCAAACAAGTTACGGacattactttgttttttcttgtccaTCTTCAGGAAAAGGTGAAAATTAAGGATCGAACTCTCAATTATCTTGAGAAGATCAGGGGCAAGGACCACATAATCAGATTCTGTTTCTTCTGTATCCTTTTTATCCAAACCTAAACAGATTAGGATATTAAGAAATGATCGAGGCACAAACTCCAAGAACTACTTTGGTGTTCTTTGAACAATGTATGTGTTGGTTAATGGAACTAGATAAACTGAATTGTAGTTTTGGCATTTAAACTAAACCCATATGAACAATTGAATTACTCAGATATTACCTTTTGCATTTGGAACTTGGAGCAGTTTAGGCAAGGCATTCCTTGCACGAGCATATATTTCTGCTCTGAGACCCTGCTCAAAAGGCTCATTTTCAATAAACCTTTGCAATAAAACTTGGAATTGCTGAAACAGCTGGGCACTGTAATTGAAACAGGCAGGGTTTTCAGGTTGGCAAGTGATTTTCTGACTCATTTGAGTGTATTGGCAGTGAAGCACCTCCCAAGTTAAGCAAAGTTGAGCAACATATGCAGTTTCAATATCTTGATATGGGTCATTCTGTACCTGCTGCAGATGCTCAGTTTCATCTTCAGGTTCTTCTATCTTTTTCAGAGAGAGGCAGCGGAAGGGGGATGCCAGCTTTTTGGATGCAGACCTTGGGGAGGGAGTTGTGGGAGTGTAGCAGCCTGCAATACAATAGAACATTTGTTTCTGATGAAAACTAGAAGATTGTTTCACTGTACAAGAATTACCCTCAAGTACAACAAACTAATCTCAACAAGTTGGAAAAGATAGCGATTCtgaaaaagggaaaaggaaagcaaGCAGACACTGCAAAATCCTGTAGTTAGGAGTTTATTGGACAACCACACTTTTAGAACCACGGTCTGAAAAAGCAAAGGCACGAGAAAGGACTTGAGCAGGATATGGTATGGTGGTGTTATTTATAGGCTTCATATAGGCAAATTTTAAATACAGCTGGAACACGGCTACATTCAGAAATCCAGAAAATCCATGTGGTCAATTCTCATAATCTCAGTAAGGTTTCAGGTAGACTAATTCTAAATCAGACAAGATGGACATATGCCAAACAATTCGAAACTTATAGGAAcagataacataaaaaaaaaaaatcaccgcATGGCAAGTAAGCATGAGGGAGAAGGGACAGAAAAGACCTCAAACAATTTTGTCACAACACAAGTCTCTAAGTGAAAGCAGCAAGCTAAATTTCATAACTACCAAAGCATGCTGAGTATCAATCAATTGCAATCCAAAAAGCGtacaaatcaatcaagaaagaGCTGGATCAAAATTTAGCAAGACTTACCAGATTCAGCGAGCTGCTGAACACTCATCCGATCAAAGAATAACATCCGCTCACAGTACTGGTCATACAGAGCATCAAACCCACCCCACCATTGCCTTCCTTCTGCTTCGACATCCCTCCACTCATTCGGGCTTGTCTCACCTTCACCTTCACCCTCTtcatcttcctcctcttctGCACATGACTCTTCTTCAGGAATCAATACCATAAAACTGTTCCTTCTCAGTTCTTTCAACCTCCTCTTTACCTCATTGGTTATaaaatcgtcatcgtcatcctcAGCTTCAGCTGCAGGATCAGTGTTGGCTGATTTGCTAGTTACACTTTCACCACCTCCACCATTCTCATTCCTTGGCTCCTCTGGATGCGGCACAGGCTTATCTTCTAAATCCTTTTCCGGGCCTGGTTTGTGGGCTTTCCTAAACTTCTTAGCTTTAAAGAAATCCATCTTCAACAAACCGCTAAcctcttctttcttcaaaatCACACAAGAAATAGAGAAGCTTCCGATGGATAAAAACGTTCTGATTCCAGGACTTTTTGCGTATCTTCTATTATCTCAAATCTTAAAACGCACCAAAGTTAGATCCTCAGGTCAAAATGTTCCAAGCAGAATCAGATAAGCTAGATTCCCCAAAGATCTCAACAAACTTTCCAGAATCTAAACTGCTTGCTTAAAAAACCAGCGATCTAAAACCCAAGTGACCCCATCAGCTCCAAACTCTGTGTCCCTcgtaaaaaaataaccactttGAACAAACGTAAAAATAACCCAGAAATTTTAAACGGCAACAAAAGTAAAGCTTTTAACTCCAAGAACCCTACTGTCACCAGATTTCTAGCAATCAACCCTAATCAGTAAACACACTCTCTTCACTAATAACCAAGTTGAAAGCTTtcaagttttgatattttttgaagcTTGAAATAGTAACATTTATTGGTatccacaaaaataaatcaGCATTAGCAGAGACAGAAAAATCCCAAAACCCTCTCCAAAATCGGTGCTTAAAACATATGTTAATGAAGCAAGACCCCTACAACATGCCAATCAAGACACCAACTTTAAAGCAAAAGTAGAAGTATTTTTACCATTTCACAgctaaaaaatcacaaatattaaCCAGCATTATACTCATCAGCAATACATCactaaagaaagataaaaaaaaaaaaaaaacggaagCAGAGCACCAAAAGACACACCTTCAAGTGCAGATCACAGCAAAAGTAAGAAATCAAGCCATTTAAAGACAATGTCGAACCCCAACCGCCTCAGAATTGGAAACAAGGAATAaggttttttcctttaataaaaccctaaacaactGTACAACAATCAGAGAGAGAAAGggttgaaaaaatcaaaaggtttaACAATAAGAGCAAAAGCAATAAATGGAGTCATAAATGgttttgatgaaatatttaaaaagaaaaaaaagaagaaaagaaatcattaataaaagaaatacagTGAATTTATAGCAAATTAGTAACAACAGATCGCTGAAACTCTCATCATGAGTGTTACTTTATGTCTTTTGTACAAAAATGACAAAAGAAAATCTGGTAATAAAATTGAATCGTGCTCAAAACCCAAGATggagagaaaggaaaaatatagttaaaatggTTTgcaattttcaatgaaaaataaaataatatggtaCAGTGCagaagtgagagagagagagagagagaagaagacaCTGTACAGAGAATATTGTCAGAATCCATGCCTAAGTACATGGCAGAAAAAGCCGCGCTTTTCCCTGCATTACTGTTTTTTGATTTGGGAGTCCTTCTCTCTATTCATATTTACTTATTCGTCCCTCTTCATTTTCCAAATCCACTCTCATCTCCCCCAGctgcttttgtttattttatgaatCTATCCATGGCATacgatatttaattttatagactTCAATGATGCTTTTGAGAGTATTTTTATGAGCTTGTTCagctcttttttatatataaatatgtttgattttttttttatattaaaaatatgttcatgttaattagttttttttagatggttttaatgttaagttattaaaaatgttgaaaaaCGTTTTAAAAAGTGTCTTTAAATACATGTTCATATAAACATCTACAACACATTATCAAATATGCATTCATTATTTCTTACCATTCaacaataatttctttattaaatttataattttaacatgatattcaatttttaaccatctataaaatgaatttattcttTGAGCTTTATGTGTTAAAAAGCTTGCAAGAGGGATAGAAACCGATGACTCtacataagaagaagaagaagaagaagaaggaagaagaattcACTAATGGTAAAGTGATGGTCACATTCAAGCAATGCATGCATCTCGAGGAGGATCCAAGTATCATGCTCCATTGCCACGCACACATGTTTATTACATGAGACAAGACATGATACACGCATGATGTTTCTTtagggcaaaaaaaaacaaaatcacaagcaaactttatttgattttttgttctatttaagcattttttttctataattggCAAGCACCCAGTATATGACTTCTGAGGGGAGATGAAACAGAATCACACGGTCCAACCTAACCACACACCTTGGACCTTTTAACAAACCGGGCCTGAGCTTTTAGAACCGAACGGCAGTATCCTGCAAGCTATAAACTGATCCGCCAAGTCAAGTCATCAGCTGTCAGCGTGTACACTCAGGCCAGGCCACTGCTTCTAGTCCTGATGCTGGCAGCCTAGACACGTATATCTCTTCTTTACAAACGCTTCAAGTGCAGGGAAGTTTTGTGCAATCAGAGAGGCAGTTTGAGAGCTTACGTACGGTTAGACAGAGTATGAATATCCTAACCGATGGAGAGGAGGCTGTAGAAACATGGGAGATCAGCCGACAGTACTATTTATATCATGCTAGATTGGATTGATGTTTCTTTTAATCATTACACCCAAATACGTTTTATTTTATGCTCCATGGGCCTATTGGTTTGGACCATGCTGTTAACAAAACGAAGGCATGGTTTCCTGACCTGTGTTCAGGGTGTTGCAGTGACTTGTG is a window encoding:
- the LOC7490842 gene encoding uncharacterized protein LOC7490842 yields the protein MDFFKAKKFRKAHKPGPEKDLEDKPVPHPEEPRNENGGGGESVTSKSANTDPAAEAEDDDDDFITNEVKRRLKELRRNSFMVLIPEEESCAEEEEDEEGEGEGETSPNEWRDVEAEGRQWWGGFDALYDQYCERMLFFDRMSVQQLAESGCYTPTTPSPRSASKKLASPFRCLSLKKIEEPEDETEHLQQVQNDPYQDIETAYVAQLCLTWEVLHCQYTQMSQKITCQPENPACFNYSAQLFQQFQVLLQRFIENEPFEQGLRAEIYARARNALPKLLQVPNAKGLDKKDTEETESDYVVLAPDLLKIIESSILNFHLFLKMDKKKQSNVRNLFGNQNQIATPLQLIQSSLEKKRIKLKDLCKKSKGWKKKCWPQSYENVQLLFSLIDIKILSRVIGMVRISKEQLLWCEEKMKKINLPNGKLQRDPRPILFPC